Proteins from a genomic interval of Spea bombifrons isolate aSpeBom1 chromosome 4, aSpeBom1.2.pri, whole genome shotgun sequence:
- the G3BP1 gene encoding ras GTPase-activating protein-binding protein 1 isoform X1, which produces MMLLPSSGVRGPTEEATMIIMGEPNRKFQLTKEMVMEKPSPLLVGREFVRQYYTLLNQAPDFLHRFYGKSSSYVHGGLDSNGKPADAVYGQTDIHKKVMSLNFKDCRTKIRHVDAHATLNDGVVVQVMGELSNNRQPMRRFMQTFVLAPEGSVANKFYVHNDIFRYQDEVFGDSDTEPPEESDEDVDEPEERQQSPEVVATDDGAYYDQPGSNNELDEQLDEQPLEVEPEPEPEPELEPEPEAVEEKCEAVSEEPAPEEEEVVEKSPSPLPADPAPAVQEDSRAFSWASVTSKNLPPSGAVPVSGIPPHVVKVQASQPRPDSKSDTQAAQRPPQQRDQRVREQRPTVPPPRGPRPVREGETGELETRRINRYPDSHQLFVGNLPHDVDKAELKDFFQTYGNVVELRINSGGKLPNFGFVVFDDAEPVQKILSNKPIVFRGDVRLNVEEKKTRAAREGDRRGDRPRGIGGPRGGLGGGLRGPPRGAMSQKPGFGAGRGGMQGPPRQ; this is translated from the exons ATTTCAGTTGACCAAAGAAATGGTGATGGAGAAGCCAAGTCCCCTGCTTGTCGGGCGGGAATTTGTGAGGCAGTATTATACTCTGCTTAATCAGGCACCAGACTTCCTACACAG GTTCTATGGTAAAAGCTCTTCCTACGTTCATGGTGGTTTGGACAGCAACGGAAAACCTGCAGATGCTGTCTACGGCCAAACT GATATTCATAAGAAGGTCATGTCCTTGAACTTCAAGGATTGTCGTACAAAGATACGTCACGTTGATGCCCATGCTACACTGAACGATGGAGTAGTGGTTCAAGTTATGGGGGAGCTGTCCAACAACAGGCAGCCTATGCGCCGGTTTATGCAGACCTTTGTCTTGGCTCCTGAG GGCTCTGTGGCAAATAAGTTTTATGTCCACAATGACATATTCCGTTACCAAGATGAGGTTTTTGGTGACTCTGACACAGAACCCCCTGAAG aatCTGATGAGGATGTTGATGAGCCAGAGGAGAGGCAACAAAGCCCAGAAGTGGTTGCGACAGATGATGGTGCATACTATGACCAACCTGGAAG CAACAATGAGCTGGATGAGCAGTTGGATGAACAGCCTTTGGAAGTGGAGCCGGAACCTGAGCCTGAGCCAGAACTGGAGCCTGAGCCAGAAGCTGTAGAAGAGAAATGTGAGGCTGTCTCCGAGGAGCCTGctccagaagaggaagaagtgGTGGAAAAGAGTCCCTCTCCTCTTCCTGCAGATCCTGCTCCAGCAGTACAAGAGGATTCTAGG GCATTCTCTTGGGCATCTGTGACCAGCAAAAACCTTCCACCCAGTGGAGCTGTCCCTGTATCTGGGATCCCACCACATGTTGTCAAAGTACAAGCATCCCAA CCTCGGCCAGATTCAAAATCCGACACCCAAGCAGCACAGCGGCCACCACAACAACGTGATCAGAGAGTCAGAGAACAGAGGCCTACGGTACCACCTCCACGAGGCCCTAGACCTG TGAGAGAAGGCGAGACGGGTGAATTGGAGACGAGGCGCATAAATAGGTATCCAGATAGTCACCAGCTCTTTGTTGGTAACCTGCCTCATGATGTAGACAAAGCAGAGTTGAAGGATTTCTTCCAAA CATATGGAAATGTTGTGGAATTGCGTATAAACAGTGGTGGAAAGCTGCCTAACTTTGGCTTTGTGGTATTTGATGATGCTGAACCAGTTCAAAAGATCCTGAGTAACAAG CCTATTGTGTTCAGGGGTGATGTGCGTCTTAATGTGGAAGAGAAGAAAACTCGTGCTGCAAGAGAGGGTGATCGTCGTGGCGATAGACCTCGTGGTATTGGAGGTCCACGTGGAGGTCTTGGAGGTGGTCTAAGAGGACCACCTCGTGGTGCAATGTCTCAGAAGCCTGGCTTTGGAGCTGGAAGGGGTGGTATGCAAGGCCCACCACGTCAGTGA
- the G3BP1 gene encoding ras GTPase-activating protein-binding protein 1 isoform X2 has product MVMEKPSPLLVGREFVRQYYTLLNQAPDFLHRFYGKSSSYVHGGLDSNGKPADAVYGQTDIHKKVMSLNFKDCRTKIRHVDAHATLNDGVVVQVMGELSNNRQPMRRFMQTFVLAPEGSVANKFYVHNDIFRYQDEVFGDSDTEPPEESDEDVDEPEERQQSPEVVATDDGAYYDQPGSNNELDEQLDEQPLEVEPEPEPEPELEPEPEAVEEKCEAVSEEPAPEEEEVVEKSPSPLPADPAPAVQEDSRAFSWASVTSKNLPPSGAVPVSGIPPHVVKVQASQPRPDSKSDTQAAQRPPQQRDQRVREQRPTVPPPRGPRPVREGETGELETRRINRYPDSHQLFVGNLPHDVDKAELKDFFQTYGNVVELRINSGGKLPNFGFVVFDDAEPVQKILSNKPIVFRGDVRLNVEEKKTRAAREGDRRGDRPRGIGGPRGGLGGGLRGPPRGAMSQKPGFGAGRGGMQGPPRQ; this is encoded by the exons ATGGTGATGGAGAAGCCAAGTCCCCTGCTTGTCGGGCGGGAATTTGTGAGGCAGTATTATACTCTGCTTAATCAGGCACCAGACTTCCTACACAG GTTCTATGGTAAAAGCTCTTCCTACGTTCATGGTGGTTTGGACAGCAACGGAAAACCTGCAGATGCTGTCTACGGCCAAACT GATATTCATAAGAAGGTCATGTCCTTGAACTTCAAGGATTGTCGTACAAAGATACGTCACGTTGATGCCCATGCTACACTGAACGATGGAGTAGTGGTTCAAGTTATGGGGGAGCTGTCCAACAACAGGCAGCCTATGCGCCGGTTTATGCAGACCTTTGTCTTGGCTCCTGAG GGCTCTGTGGCAAATAAGTTTTATGTCCACAATGACATATTCCGTTACCAAGATGAGGTTTTTGGTGACTCTGACACAGAACCCCCTGAAG aatCTGATGAGGATGTTGATGAGCCAGAGGAGAGGCAACAAAGCCCAGAAGTGGTTGCGACAGATGATGGTGCATACTATGACCAACCTGGAAG CAACAATGAGCTGGATGAGCAGTTGGATGAACAGCCTTTGGAAGTGGAGCCGGAACCTGAGCCTGAGCCAGAACTGGAGCCTGAGCCAGAAGCTGTAGAAGAGAAATGTGAGGCTGTCTCCGAGGAGCCTGctccagaagaggaagaagtgGTGGAAAAGAGTCCCTCTCCTCTTCCTGCAGATCCTGCTCCAGCAGTACAAGAGGATTCTAGG GCATTCTCTTGGGCATCTGTGACCAGCAAAAACCTTCCACCCAGTGGAGCTGTCCCTGTATCTGGGATCCCACCACATGTTGTCAAAGTACAAGCATCCCAA CCTCGGCCAGATTCAAAATCCGACACCCAAGCAGCACAGCGGCCACCACAACAACGTGATCAGAGAGTCAGAGAACAGAGGCCTACGGTACCACCTCCACGAGGCCCTAGACCTG TGAGAGAAGGCGAGACGGGTGAATTGGAGACGAGGCGCATAAATAGGTATCCAGATAGTCACCAGCTCTTTGTTGGTAACCTGCCTCATGATGTAGACAAAGCAGAGTTGAAGGATTTCTTCCAAA CATATGGAAATGTTGTGGAATTGCGTATAAACAGTGGTGGAAAGCTGCCTAACTTTGGCTTTGTGGTATTTGATGATGCTGAACCAGTTCAAAAGATCCTGAGTAACAAG CCTATTGTGTTCAGGGGTGATGTGCGTCTTAATGTGGAAGAGAAGAAAACTCGTGCTGCAAGAGAGGGTGATCGTCGTGGCGATAGACCTCGTGGTATTGGAGGTCCACGTGGAGGTCTTGGAGGTGGTCTAAGAGGACCACCTCGTGGTGCAATGTCTCAGAAGCCTGGCTTTGGAGCTGGAAGGGGTGGTATGCAAGGCCCACCACGTCAGTGA